The Xanthomonas indica sequence GGCGATCGTGCTGGCAGTGACCCTGCTCGGCTCGTGGCTGCTCAGCATCACCATCACCCCGCTGCTGTGCATGTACTTCGCCCGCGCGCATGCCGCGCCGGCCGACGGCCACGGCGACACCTATACGTCCAGGCCGTACCGCCTGTACCGGCGCGCGATCGAAGCGTTGCTGGCGCACAAGGCACTGTTCCTGGGCAGCATGCTTGCGCTGCTGGCACTGGCGGTGACGGTGCTGGTCTCGGTGCCGTACAGCTTCCTGCCCAAGTCCGACCGCCTGCAGTTCCAGATGCCGGTGACCCTGCAGCCCGGCAGCGATGCGCGCGAGACCCTGCGCACCGTGCAGTCGATCAGCCGGTGGCTGGCCGACCGCCGGCAGAACCCGCAGATCGTCGACAGCATCGGCTATGTCGCCGATGGCGGCCCGCGCATCGTGCTCGGGCTGAACCCGCCGCTGCCTGCGGCCAACATCGCCTACTTCACCGTCAGCGTGCGGCCGGGCACCGACATCGACGCGTTGATCGCCAAGGTGCGCACCCACCTGCGCCAGGCGTATCCGGCGGTGCGCGCCGAGCCCAAGCGCTTTTCGCTGGGCTCCACCGAATCCGGCGTGGCCATCTACCGGGTGATCGGCCCGGACGAGGCGCAACTGCGCCGCCTCGCCGCCGGCATCGCCGACGCCTTGCGCGCCCTGCCCGGCACGCTGGACGTCAGCGACGATTGGGACAGCCGCATTCCGCGCTACGTGGTGCAGGTGGACCAGGCCAAGGCGCGCCGCGCCGGCGTCGCCAGCGAGGACATCGCCCAGGCGCTGCAGCTGCGCTACGGCGGCGTGGAAGCTTCGGTGATCCGCGACGACGGCAGCAACGTGCCGATCGTGCTGCGCGGCGACAGCGACCAGCGTGCACGCGGCGGCAACCCGGGCGACACGCCGATCTATCCGTCCTCCGGCGCTGCGCCGCTGCCGCTGTCGGCGATCGCCGACATCCGGCTGAGTTCGGAACCCTCGACGATCCAGCGCCGCAACCTGAGCCGCGCCATCACCATCACCGGCCGCAACCCGGACCTGACCACCGACCAGGTGGTGGATGCGCTTGCCGACAAGGTGGCGGCGTTGCGCCTGCCGCCGGGTTACCGCATCGAGATGGGCGGCGAGTTGGAGGACGCGGCCGAAGCCAACCAGGCGCTGCTGCAGTACATGCCGCATGCGCTGGGCGCGATCCTGCTGCTGTTCGTGTGGCAGTTCAATTCGTTCCGCAAGCTGTTCATCGTGGTCGCCAGCATTCCGTTCGTGCTGATCGGCGCCACCCTCGCCCTGCTGGTCACCGGCTATCCGTTCGGCTTCATGGCCACCTTCGGCCTGCTCGCGCTGGCCGGCATCATCGTCAACAACGCGGTGCTGCTGCTCGAGCGGATCGAGGCCGAACTGGCCGATGGCCTGGGCCGGCACGAGGCGGTGATCGCCGCGGCGGTCAAGCGCCTGCGCCCGATCGTGATGACCAAGCTGACCTGCATCGTCGGCCTGATTCCGCTGATGCTGTTCGCCGGCCCGCTGTGGACCGGCATGGCCATCACCATGATCGGCGGCCTGGCCCTGGGCACGCTGGTGACCCTGGGCGTGATCCCGGTGCTGTACGACCTGCTGTTCGCGTGCCGTGCGGGCATGCCGGCGAAGGCCGCGGCGTGAGGCGCCAGCGCTGGCACCACGTGGCATTGGCCTGCGTCGTGCTGGGGCTGGCGCTGTGCGCCGGCGGCTGCGCCAGCGTCACCCTGCAGCGCGTGGATGCCGCGCGCTACATCCAGGCCAAGCGTGGCGACGCCCTGAGCGCCGCGCGCCCCAGCGATGCCGCCCTGCAGACGCTGAACGTCGCCGGCCTCGACGCGGCACGCTGCACGGCGACGGTTGCGCCATGCGTCGAGCAGTTGCTCGGCAACACCGACCTGGACCAGGAACGCGCCCTGGCGACGGCGTCGGAACTGTCGCTTCTGGCCGCGCAGCGTGCCGCCAAGCAGCAGCCGGACGGCGATGCCACTCTGGCCGCTTGGCTGCAGGCCGCGCGCTACGCCTACTCCTACCTGTTTTTCAGCGGACGCACGCCCAGCGAACGCGCCTTCGAGGAACGCCAGACCCAGGTGCGCGACTACTACAACTACGCCGTGCAGCAAGCGGTCACGGCCTTGTTCGCGCGCTACCGGCGACATCCACCCGCCACGCACGACGCCGGTGCGCAGATCGCCGCCCTGCCCGAGTGGACGGTGACGCTGGATGCCAGCGGCATCGGCAGCCCAAAGGACATGCCGATGCCCGAAGCGATGCTGGCGGCCAGCGGCCTGCGCTTCGACGGGCTGCGCAGCGTCTATCGGCGCGACGGGTTCGGTGCGGAAATGGTCGCGGTCTTGCCGCGGCCGGCGCCGGACGCGATCGGCGCTGCCGACGCCGCTCCCGCCTACAGCGACATGCCCACGCCCAACCTCACGGTCTTGCTGCGCTTCGACGGCCGCACCCTCAAAGAGGTATTGGCCGGCCACAGCGCCCACGTGGAGGTCCACGATCCCTCGCTCAGCGAGCGGGTGGCGACGGGCGGTGCCGACGTGCCGCTGGCCGCCAACTTCAGCGCCGGCTATGGCGTGTGGATGGCCCGCGCCGGCTTCGCCGCGCAATCGCTGCGCACCCTGCTTGGCCTGGGGCACGGCATCGACCGGCCGCACGTGTTCCTGACCCAGCCCTACGATCCGAACCGGCGCGTGCTGGTGCTGCTGCATGGGCTGGCCAGCAGCCCGGAAGCGTGGGTGAACCTGGCCAACGACCTGCTCGGCGATCCGCAGGTCCGCGCGCGCTACCAGATCTGGCTGGTGTACTACCCGACCAACCTGCCGATTCCCTACACCCACCTGCAGGTGCGCACGGCGCTGCAACAGACGCTGGACCAGTTCGATCCGCAGCGCCGCAGCGTGTCCGCACACGACATGGTGTTGATCGGGCACAGCATGGGCGGTGTGCTGGCGCGCTTGATGGTGTCCTCCAGCGACGGCGAGCGGCTGTGGCGCACCTTGTTCGATGGGGCCGCGCTGGATCCGCAGGCGCGCCAGGCGCTGCAAGCCAGGCTCGGACCGATGCTGCATTTCGCGCCGATGCCGGAAGTATCCGAAGCGATCTTCCTGGCCACCCCGCAGCGCGGCACGCCCGAGGCCGCCGGTACCCTCGGCGAACTGGCGCGCGCCGTGATCGGCCTGCCCCGTCGCGTCCTGGATCAGTTCAAGGACATTGCCGGCAAGGACATGCTCGGCCCACTGCCCAACAGCATCGACAGCCTCAGCGACCGCGATCCCTTCATCCTTGCCGCGGCGCAGTTGCCGATCTCACCGCAAGTGACCTACCACTCGATCATCGGGCAGGAGGATCCGCGCGTGCCGCTGACGCAGTCCAGCGACGGCATCGTGCCGTACTGGAGCGCCCACCTGCCCGGCGCCGCCTCGGAAACGGTAGTCGTGTCCGGGCACAGCGTGCAACAAACGCCGCAAGCGATCCTGCAGATCCGCCGGCTGCTGCATTAAGTAGGACAGTGCTAGCCCTCCACCCGCAGCGCAATCGCCCCTCTCCCTCCGGGAGAGGGGTTGGGGTGAGGGTACGGCGCAGCCAGGTGCAGTCGAACTGCCAAGGCGCATGTCACGACAGTTGGAATGTGGTGAGCACCCGGACCCTCATCCGCCCCTGCGGGGCACCTTCTCCCGCAGGGAGAAGGGAGAAGCCAAAGCCCCTCTCCCTCCGGGAGAGGGATTAGGGTGAGGGTACGGGCGCACGCCCTCTGCCATCTCCAGGCCGCCGCCCGACCACAGCACGCATAAAAAAACACCCGGCGATGCCGGGTGTTTTCGAAGAGTGGCGTCCCCACGGGGATTCGAACCCCGGTCGCCACCGTGAAAGGGTGATGTCCTAGGCCTCTAGACGATGGGGACGCAGATAACGATGTTGCTTTTGCGGACGGCCTATGTCCGAAAAGATGGTGGAGCCAGCCGGGATCGAACCGGCGACCTCTTGCATGCCATGCAAGCGCTCTCCCAGCTGAGCTATGGCCCCACGTGTACTGGCAGAAGCGGAATCTTACCCGACTTTCTTCCGATGTACAAACCCCGCACTCAATGTGTTCGGCAGAGCCGAACCCGGATGCGTGCGAGGAATTCCTGCAAATTGGCGTCCCCACGGGGATTCGAACCCCGGTCGCCACCGTGAAAGGGTGATGTCCTAGGCCTCTAGACGATGGGGACGCTGTTAACGATGTCGCTTTGCGGACAGGCCTACGTCCGAAAAGTTGGTGGAGCCAGCCGGGATCGAACCGGCGACCTCTTGCATGCCATGCAAGCGCTCTCCCAGCTGAGCTATGGCCCCACGTGCTGCGAGGAGCGGAATATTAACGATCGTGATCGGCACACGCAAGCGTTTTTTTGCAGAACGTTTGCGGCATCGCCAAGGCACCCGCCGCACCTCATCGAATCGTCGTGGACGCCTGCATTCCACGACGCGCGCGCCTGGCGTTGACCATCGTGACGGCACGCTTCCATGATCGTGCGCGGCGCGGAATCGCTGCCGAGCGCCTGCGACCATGCCGCGCGCGCAGTTGACGATATCGGCACAACACGGAGCGCCCCCGGGAAGCGCGACACGGATGTCGCGACGGCGTACCGCCGATAAGAGAGAGGCCCGGGAACGCCCCGCCCACTGCCATCCCTCTCCCCTGCCCCACACTGAGACAGCACCGGCATGGCGCCGCTAGCGGCACGGCCGCACA is a genomic window containing:
- a CDS encoding efflux RND transporter permease subunit; this translates as MNLTRATLQSSRLALFSAALILIGGIVTFLGFPSQEEPSVTVRDAIVQVGFPGMPSERVENLLARPLEERLREVSGLKKIVTTIHPGSAIVQVTAQDSVKDLPALWQRVRSKAAEAGAELPAGTQGPLVDDDFGRVAIASIAVTAPGFNTAEMLGPLRQMRAQLYAVPGVERVTFHGLQDERVYVAFDRTRLGEAGLTPAAVAQQLRAQNVVAGGGLVAASGMAMTVTTSGEVRDLDDLRNTPIATQGTDGPRQIPLAQLARIELMPVDPPEAGAIYQGQPAVVVAVSMAPGNNVAEVGKALRRTLGETAKALPVGFAQHVVTFQADVVEREMGKMHHVMGETIVIVMAVVMLFLGWRTGLIVGAIVPLTILGALIAMRALNVELQTVSIAAIILALGLLVDNGIVIAEDIERRLAAGEERRAACEAAGRSLAIPLLTSSLVIVLAFSPFFFGQTSTNEYMRSLAIVLAVTLLGSWLLSITITPLLCMYFARAHAAPADGHGDTYTSRPYRLYRRAIEALLAHKALFLGSMLALLALAVTVLVSVPYSFLPKSDRLQFQMPVTLQPGSDARETLRTVQSISRWLADRRQNPQIVDSIGYVADGGPRIVLGLNPPLPAANIAYFTVSVRPGTDIDALIAKVRTHLRQAYPAVRAEPKRFSLGSTESGVAIYRVIGPDEAQLRRLAAGIADALRALPGTLDVSDDWDSRIPRYVVQVDQAKARRAGVASEDIAQALQLRYGGVEASVIRDDGSNVPIVLRGDSDQRARGGNPGDTPIYPSSGAAPLPLSAIADIRLSSEPSTIQRRNLSRAITITGRNPDLTTDQVVDALADKVAALRLPPGYRIEMGGELEDAAEANQALLQYMPHALGAILLLFVWQFNSFRKLFIVVASIPFVLIGATLALLVTGYPFGFMATFGLLALAGIIVNNAVLLLERIEAELADGLGRHEAVIAAAVKRLRPIVMTKLTCIVGLIPLMLFAGPLWTGMAITMIGGLALGTLVTLGVIPVLYDLLFACRAGMPAKAAA
- a CDS encoding alpha/beta hydrolase — encoded protein: MPCGHAGEGRGVRRQRWHHVALACVVLGLALCAGGCASVTLQRVDAARYIQAKRGDALSAARPSDAALQTLNVAGLDAARCTATVAPCVEQLLGNTDLDQERALATASELSLLAAQRAAKQQPDGDATLAAWLQAARYAYSYLFFSGRTPSERAFEERQTQVRDYYNYAVQQAVTALFARYRRHPPATHDAGAQIAALPEWTVTLDASGIGSPKDMPMPEAMLAASGLRFDGLRSVYRRDGFGAEMVAVLPRPAPDAIGAADAAPAYSDMPTPNLTVLLRFDGRTLKEVLAGHSAHVEVHDPSLSERVATGGADVPLAANFSAGYGVWMARAGFAAQSLRTLLGLGHGIDRPHVFLTQPYDPNRRVLVLLHGLASSPEAWVNLANDLLGDPQVRARYQIWLVYYPTNLPIPYTHLQVRTALQQTLDQFDPQRRSVSAHDMVLIGHSMGGVLARLMVSSSDGERLWRTLFDGAALDPQARQALQARLGPMLHFAPMPEVSEAIFLATPQRGTPEAAGTLGELARAVIGLPRRVLDQFKDIAGKDMLGPLPNSIDSLSDRDPFILAAAQLPISPQVTYHSIIGQEDPRVPLTQSSDGIVPYWSAHLPGAASETVVVSGHSVQQTPQAILQIRRLLH